The DNA window gaacccaaaagGGACAGCCATTGCATGGAGAAggaggatggagaaaatcatctacgacttctactctgatctcttcgacagccatgtccacttgcctcctcaccatctgagggaagacggacaagtcattccagaggttctaccgtccgaaatacgacatgctatcataaaaggataaaggataaggtttctggcgctaatcaatccgcttgggatgcgcccccgcgttcacttcaattcagaatcgtttgaggtttacgaacgtgtatctagcctatacaatgacttgcggtggctagccgatgtgtcaagtcagagtttttatcctcccagacaagtctggtaccaatttatcgaccccggagggatgaaaggcttggtaggACTCTTTACACggtatctgtcggaatgcaaagTACCTAAACAGGGGAAGagcagcaagaccgtgttgttgtataaaaaggagatccacatgacatcggcaactatcagCAATCTGCTCACTGTCCATCATCTACAAGCGcgttacaagagtgatccttaataggattgaaaaagattgtatgaaggacagccatgcgagcaagaagggtttcgaaaagaattCAGCACGAtggaccacattcacactgtttcgaaactcatcgaggtatcacgagagtacaacatgccgctctgtctcaccttcatcgacttgaagaaggtcTTTTACTCAGTCGAGACGGAAGTGGTCgcggaagccttggacaaccaaggcgtccctactcagtacataaaggtacttcgagggttgtgcagtaacttcacgaccggaatttcgccattctacaagaacatcatcgttgacgtgaagagggggtccgacagtGTGACACAActccacccaaaatattcacagccaccctcgagaacgcaatgcgaaagttggaatgggacgacatgggagtaaacgttgatggtcggcagctacaccatttgtgctttgctgatgacatcgttccgatatcacctagcatcagccaagaggaacgaatgctgaccgaattcgacgaaacatgtggatgcatcagtcttcagctgaatctacaaaagatgttgttcatgcggaacggatggatctcggatgccccattcacgctcaacggaacgaacatatccgaatgcaccagctacgtttatctgggtcgggaactgaacatgatgaacgacctgaccctcgagctgggcaggaggagacgagcagcttggggagcgtacaagagcatcgaggatgtagtgaagaagaccaggaacacccggctccgtgctcacctcttcaacaccaccgtacttcctgctttgacctatgcttcggaaacctgggcatttcgcaagcaggaagaagaagtggtgagcgtcattgaacgtgcaattgagagagtgacgcaaggagtatcccgtttcacgcaagtgagggacgggattcgaagttctctcctacgtcagcgatcgaagattagagacgccgccgcgtttgccaaggaaagtaaaataaggtgggctggACACGtaatgcgctttaacgacaactgTTGGACCAGAGTCGTGAGCGACTGGCTCCCctgcgatattaagcgcactacaggaagaccgccgacccgatggtcagatttcttcacgaagtccttcaaagaaaaatgtgatgctCTTTGTGTCCCACGCGAAGGGAGGAagcactgggctactctggcacgcgatcgggacaaatggaagaattactggcgcccgctcgaccagttcgaagatcaacgggaatCAAGCTGATCAAGGTGACGAAGAGTTCTGCTAAGTAAATGTTTTCGTCACACAAGATAACCAGTGACCGATATGCTTGTCATTGAGCATGCAAACCAATAATCTACGAgtcctttcttcttgaaatctcGGCATTGTgaactgtatttatgttttcctgTAATGCGAACGAGCGCAAGAAATAAGAAGCGCAATTTCTGGTGCACGCCGTGGCAGTTGCATGCGTCGCGTTTCACCCTCGAAGTCTTTTCCACTCATGGGATTGGTTACATCGTTTCCTTGGAAATTAGAAATACAAATTAAGACAGCCGCTTAAGTATCTGCTTACATTTCACGTAATCTGACCTAACATCTTTACATTTATCAGTATGTCGATGATTTGATGTTCACTCACTCATCATTCCAtgggaaatttcagaaaaaaggaattaataCGTCGAATAATACCTTCAGACTGCAGCGGCACCGAACCGATGGAGGTACAAAATCATATATGTTTGATAATTCTCCGAATATCGTACTAATACGTTTAGCAAAAAATCTACGAAGTCTTTCATCGAGGttaatattttttggaaaaaagcgagaaaagcgattgtggaaaaaaagtcaaGCTTAATTCTGGGGCAGAATTTCCCAGAATATCTCAGTACTGTAAATTTCGTCGGATAGTGAGGGTGAGCGAAGCAAGCACCACAGAAGGTTTGAGGGCCGGgattagccggacgttcagagtGATACTCAGAGTTCAGATACAAACTCTGGGAAGTATCAAATGTAGTAGCTATGGTATCCATACAGAATCCAGGCTCTTGTAGAGAACAGATTCCAGATTTGCGCACAAAACGTCTAATAGAATCAATAGCAGCTTTGGGGGAGAATTCCAGATCCACTGATTAGCCACGTTCCCCTACCTTTCATCACTCTTATTTCGTAACTTCTATAGGCTACATAGAAGCTTAGCCAGCAGAATACTGCATTCTTCTAAAAGTGAACAAGAGAAAACTTTTCCCTGTAGCAGCAATACTAGGATAggagtttttttgtttgacaTCTGCTCAAATCCATAATGTGTCTGGAACTCCCCTATGaacagtcaaaaaaaaactctagttTGAGAGACCTTCCATTAATCAAACTTGTCTGGTGTCCCTCAAGTTAACACTTCGAAGGCAACAAAGTTCGATGTCGAACTACATTTATTTTAGCACTTAACCACAGACGGTTGTGACAACAAGATCAGCTCAGCTTGATCATGCGACATTTCTACACATACTGCCCTATAAAAAGGGGGTTCAAATCTTTGCTTAGGACGAAGATGAAAGGATGATCGGCGATGAATTCTATAGCCCGATGTGGTCCCGTCGGTGCGACAGCAGGCAAGTAGTTGCTGTTCGACTCTCCTTCACCTGTTCCATCTTCGGCAACCTGGAGGGACATTTTAGACTGTAGGAATTTAatgttttcgaagaaaacaaatagagtAAAGCGAATAAATCTCAAAATGATAGAAATATTAGTGCAAGTGTGGTTGTAAAGACCCTATTTGCACTTAGCAAGCCAACATAAAGCTAACCTCAATAATTGCTTTGTGGGCAGTGGAGGAAATCTTCAGCTGTGATGTCTTTGTGATTCCACTAAGATCACATTTGTCGGAGAACAGCTCACTTATACCAAGTGCTCTCAGCGCAGATTTCAGCTTGAATTCCGTCTCGATCTTTATTTTTGGCAATGAAATCTGAATGACAACGCTACTGCGCGAACTTCCACAAGAGCACCGCATATGAAACTGGGTGGCCTACCGTCATGTAGGTTGATTGAAGCTGGGAGAACGATCTTTGGATAAGGGATCCGCTCAGTTGTGATCTCAGTGCATCGAAGCCGTTTCTGGATGCAGATAATTGTGGGTTCCCTTCACTCACTCACTATCTATTTTTCACCTCTTCTTTGGAAGGAAGATATTGAGCGCGTAGCTTGTGTCCTTGTAACGGAGGGACAACAACTgcatgttttcgttttctgtgTAGTAACGTTTCTCATTGAAAATGTGCATGTACTCTACCTGTAACACTCACAGTAGAGACCTCtccgttttcctttttctaaacGAAGCGGGAGGTGGTTGAATCCATAAACTTGCCCTTCTCTTGATGTTCTCTCCACAATAGAACTCTCCAAATGTATTCGACCCCTTCGCAAACGAATGTTCCCATTTGGAAGTGAAATAGGCAGCACTAATCATGAGAGAGAGCGCATCTAAATAGTACTCCCATTTCAACATGGAGATCACGAAGCTCACGTGTTTTCGCAGACGTTTATATGAACTAACTTTTAATAGAGCTTGAAGTGTTAATATGTTTTATCCGACCAGCCGTTCCATGGCTCACAAAAGCGTCAATTCTCTGAAAGGGGAAAATTACCTGCGGAGTCAGCGGCAGAGTAACAACGATGAGGTTGAAACCTGGTTTGTTTCCTCCTTCTTCCAGAAGTGCAGTGGCCTCACTTTTGAAGCGAATTTTTCGATTATAACCTTTTCGTACTTCTTTCTTACAACGAACTTCTTGCTAGAATAAATCCAATTCTTCCACGGACAATTAACGAGAAGGCTTTGAAACAATCGAACAATAGATGTTTTTGTTACCCATCCACGAAGAGTCCGTTTGCGATTCTCATTTTCGCTCCATGTCTTGAATGTAGCACGTTTTCCGAAAGACTAGAGTAATACTTGAAGATGTCTACATCGCTCGCTCCtgaatacttttttctgcGTTCAGAGATCGAGACGAGAGGAAGGCTTCACGAAGATCAGATGACACTCCGTTCGCTCGGTCCTTCGCGTTTTTCGTGTTCCTTACCTTGAGAAATCGCGTTGCTGATTTGAGTCTTTGTCACACCTTTTGCACCGATTTGAATCGTTGCCAAGGCGAGAATCACGGATACCGGGGAGATGACCACTGACTCACTGATCGATGACTGACGGAGCATCGTCAGACCGAAGTCAGTTTCCGCTCGTAGAAACATGCTGAACAATTATTAGCATTATGCTGGAATAGACCATCTTCAGTGCCATCCGACGTAAATTTCCACCAACCTGCTCTGGTTCTTTGAGTACTGCAAAGAGGTCATTTCGAGTGCCTGTTTGAGGTGTTCAGCCACTGACCAAACCTACCTCTACAATGTCGCTAAAGACTATACATTTATTCATCAAGGTTTGGTCAAGATTTTTATCACAACTTGTGTCGTAATTCGCAGAGTGATGAGAATGCGTGGAAGGAATATTTTTGCAGCAActgttttacaaaaatatgttGGATCTTTGGAATGATAGGTCTTCGTTGAGAAGATGAAGATTgacaagaagaagatgaaaatataGAAGAGGACCAAAAGGGAGTCTTCTGTTTACCTAATATAGAATATATAGATGAATTTGGGAGtgaatattttattgaaaaggaAAGATCACTACTTTGCGCTCTCTTCAAGTACCTCTTAGGAGACGCGCCAGGCAATCTAAGTGGGGCATAAATAAGATAATGTGGAAGTGTAGGAACTTTGTTTTGGCTTCCCTGCTTTCAATGGTGAACTGTGGCCCTTATAAAGGAAAAGCGAAGCTGGCACGAAGTGAAACGACTATAAGGGATTAGCTTAAAAGAAGTCTCATGTGTGAGTTATTAGTAATACAGAAGTGGAAAAAGCCGAAAGTGCGGGGACTGTGTTCAAcagagaattttttggaaaagaaatctaCCGCTTCGTGCCTCTCTTTTATATTTGTCTAATGGATGGCACGGTTCAGGTGCTAGAGGAAATATCTGGGCCATAGATTAACATATTTTCGATGCTACAGCCGGAAAAGCGTTGATTTTTAGAAATGTGAAGGTAAGCGAAGCTAATCATGCTTTTTTTAGTCTAGTCATGGAAGTTCTAGAATATGCTCCCTTATAGGATGGTGACTCGTTCCAGATGAGGGAAACGCTACAAACATTCCGATCGATTTTCCAGACTGTGAAGAAGGCAGCTGTTTTCGTTCCCGTTGGGCTGCGAGCCGACATTCCaactattctaaaaaaaaactattctaaCTACTATAATATTCCAACTATAAAAATGAAGCCATAACAACTCCGCAGCAAAAATAAGATAGGTCAGCATCGTGCGACTTGCATAAGGTAATAATAGAGGGACTACCCAGTTCTGTAGTCCATTGGCTGTAATCTTGTCACGTAGTCATCATAGTCGTAATCACATTAAATGTTACATATATCTGTTAGCCCTGATAGTACCGCTACGCGACCCCTCCGCTAGTCCCTTTGCTGTACTGATCAGCTGTTCAAGGTAAAATTGCAAGGAAATGTCTAAGATCTACCaggtttttcaatttttatagaATTTAGATACGCatagagagagaaaaagcaaTTCGCAATAAGCGCGCCGCTCTTTCCCTTCCGATCGTAACCCATGTTGAACTCTATCAGCGAAGAATCGAGTCTATGCTACCGTGAAGATAAAACCAGAAAACCTGGTAGCACTCTGGCAGTCCCACTTTCTGGCTCGGTATGTATAGATACAAGAAGGTAGGTCACTGacaagattgaaaaaaaaacaagtaagaGGTTGATTTTGAGTTGCATCACAATGCACTGTGGCCAAACCGTCTTAGAAAGTTCGATTCACGCCGAGGACGCACAGGTTCAATTTTGGAGCTTTGTACTGGTATGGTGGTATTCATATCATGAATACATAAAACTACAAAGCTCCAAAACTACTGTGGACTATATTGTGCAAAAGTGGTAAActcctttgcttttttcacgTTGAACATCAAAATTCAACCTCCACATATTCACACCATTAGGCCTTCTTTCATAACAACTCAATAACTTAGTTATTGCGAATTTTAAATCTCAAGGTTCTGAAAAAGTGATCGGATATTACCAACGTTATCACGAGACAGTTACCAACCAAAGGGTACACAAAACAACAATCAGATCGTTGTGAATTGCTACTTCAACAGCAGTTCTTCAAGTTACAGTCCCTTAGCGAAATAAGTCGTGCCTCAAAACTAAAGTACGAGTACGTACCTGGTAAATATATAGCCTACAAAATGCTCAAACAGATGAGCCTAGTAGcaacatttaattttattcatctCATTTTGTGTCGCAACTTCACTTTAAGAACTAAGCAAATTTATAGGGTCAAGGCGAGTGACAGATACTACTGCAAGGAATTCTAAAGGTGTTTTGTTGGCTTTCacactttcttctttgaagCTGATAGCAATAAATTATAACAATTGTAatgtaaaattagaaagagtagaagatttgaaaaaaaggacgaaattGTCGATGAAAATTCCcagacaaaaaaattaaatcaaccAATCAAACTTCTCTTCTgttgctcgttttttttctttccatagaACAGGTAGATCACATTCATTAGAGCACAGGATGTTTGTGGTGACAAAGATgggaataataatagataatgaGATTTCTATAATGATTACGTTCTTATCGAATGCCTTTCTGAAAACTGTGctacataaacattttgcCAAATTCTTGCTGATCCAAAAGGTCTAAGTTGCTTTGCAAATTACAACAAATTGAACAATTCcgttttattactttttttctggaataggCTGTCTTCCGGAAATCTAAGAGCTGCAGAGTCTGCGTCTGTACCTACCCCTATGATCTTTCGTCTGCGAGTGGAAGATGAGTTTATTCAGTTTATTCACTTTATTCACTAAAATTATTTACGTAGGGGCCTAATGCAATATATTTCTGAGCACAAGACTGAAAATAAGTTCAACACACCACATACGACACGACATTTGGCAGAGCAGCCTACGATTACACGAAATTGCGATCGAACTATGAGTATGAGGTTGTTGGAAGACTTCTGTGGacagttctcttttcttgcatttttctcTTGTATTGTTTCCAAGAGTCCAACGCCCTAGTTCCGGAAGTGTTGCCCAACAGCGCGTGACACTTCTTGTGTTTCAATTCTTTAAATAGACTCTAATTTACCGTTGATATccatttttttgcgttttcatTGTTCTCCTAGAAATTTCAACAACTAACCACATCTTTTTTGATAGTTACAGTGCTCACTAGGAAAATTCAACCACAGAAACATGACAGAGTCGAAAGCGATGGTCATTACAGTCTATTATTTTTGGAATAGTTTTGCACAAAATCATTTTCACATCCCCCGTCACCGTATTTGAGAACTTTTATAGGCAAGATTTTACTTTTCATGTTTAGGAATACTGTAATATCGACGGTCTAATATGTCACTACAAACCGTTACTGCAGCAGCAGTCAGAGCCCGCGAAAACTCGTAGGGGTAGCAACCTAAGAACAGTAGTATTatagttgtttcttttttgtgtggaCAGAAATATTACAACCCAGGTAACTGTATCGTAAAACAGAACAAATCAGCAGTGATGGACACATCATGTAAACAAACACACATATTGCGGTAAGTCCATTCTCTGTTACTTGCCCACCACTGCGTGGTTGTCTGTAGTGCAAAGCAGAACTTAGAGCAAACGGATGTGTATACCGAAAAGGTAAGCACAACATTCTGAATGTGTTCAGCCAATTTAGCGCGACACGTCTGCCCCAGTTCAAGTTTCTCACAGGTTGGTACACTTTATTTAATCCCATTACCTCGATCACACCCCTTTGGAGGTTTTTGTCACTGACCTCACGAGTTACGGCGCAAATTATTAATCGAATACCACTGATATCACCATATCACAATGAGTAGGGATCTATCCCCTCGATAACCCCACCAGTGCATGCTTTCCATCACATCTTCTTATGATTTTGCATTCCCATCAGGGTCCTCGTACCTACCGTGAGTATGTACAGGCCATCCAACAGGAGGCGTATTCTAATTTCTACATACACGACGTTACGAATAGAAGTGAGCTCACAACAAAGATGACAGTTTCGGAAGAATTAGgtatttcttctccttctaaaTCTGTGTGCTCGGTTCCATCTCGTGATATTCTACTATGTGATGTGAAAACCAGTAGGCTAGTTAAGCTTAACAAACCATATAGATATCAATATTGTACACTGCGTACTGCACGACCATGCCTCAAGGTGGTCCCGAAGATGAACTGGAGATAAGGAGTGCGAGAGGGACATCCTTGATGAATTGTAACCTCTTTGCTATCGTATTTGtttagaagaagaagtgaCCGCGTCGGTGTTCGTTTCAATCGGTCCAGACGCGGGGAGCCAGAACAAGAATTGGATACGTTCAACAAATCTCCGGGACAAAAGTCATCAACGGCAGCAATGTTGTTGGAGAATTTGTTGCGACAACAAATGCAAGGTAATTGCATTTCATTAATGAatatcaaagaaagaaaaaaatacgcaTGAAT is part of the Necator americanus strain Aroian chromosome V, whole genome shotgun sequence genome and encodes:
- a CDS encoding hypothetical protein (NECATOR_CHRV.G20522.T1), whose amino-acid sequence is MTSLQYSKNQSSMFLRAETDFGLTMLRQSSISESVVISPVSVILALATIQIGAKGVTKTQISNAISQGASDVDIFKYYSSLSENVLHSRHGAKMRIANGLFVDGKKFVVRKKYEKVIIEKFASKVRPLHFWKKEETNQRIDAFVSHGTAGRIKHINTSSSIKNALSLMISAAYFTSKWEHSFAKGSNTFGEFYCGENIKRRASLWIQPPPASFRKRKTERSLLNGFDALRSQLSGSLIQRSFSQLQSTYMTISLPKIKIETEFKLKSALRALGISELFSDKCDLSGITKTSQLKISSTAHKAIIEVAEDGTGEGESNSNYLPAVAPTGPHRAIEFIADHPFIFVLSKDLNPLFIGQYV
- a CDS encoding hypothetical protein (NECATOR_CHRV.G20522.T2), translating into MTSLQYSKNQSSMFLRAETDFGLTMLRQSSISESVVISPVSVILALATIQIGAKGVTKTQISNAISQGASDVDIFKYYSSLSENVLHSRHGAKMRIANGLFVDGKKFVVRKKYEKVIIEKFASKVRPLHFWKKEETNQVEYMHIFNEKRYYTENENMQLLSLRYKDTSYALNIFLPKKRNGFDALRSQLSGSLIQRSFSQLQSTYMTISLPKIKIETEFKLKSALRALGISELFSDKCDLSGITKTSQLKISSTAHKAIIEVAEDGTGEGESNSNYLPAVAPTGPHRAIEFIADHPFIFVLSKDLNPLFIGQYV
- a CDS encoding hypothetical protein (NECATOR_CHRV.G20521.T1), whose amino-acid sequence is MRKLEWDDMGVNVDGRQLHHLCFADDIVPISPSISQEERMLTEFDETCGCISLQLNLQKMLFMRNGWISDAPFTLNGTNISECTSYVYLGRELNMMNDLTLELGRRRRAAWGAYKSIEDVVKKTRNTRLRAHLFNTTVLPALTYASETWAFRKQEEEVVSVIERAIERVTQGVSRFTQVRDGIRSSLLRQRSKIRDAAAFAKESKIRWAGHVMRFNDNCWTRVVSDWLPCDIKRTTGRPPTRWSDFFTKSFKEKCDALCVPREGRKHWATLARDRDKWKNYWRPLDQFEDQRESS
- a CDS encoding hypothetical protein (NECATOR_CHRV.G20520.T1), with the protein product MRARRVSKRIQHDGPHSHCFETHRGITRVQHAALSHLHRLEEGLLLSRDGSGRGSLGQPRRPYSVHKEGVRQCDTTPPKIFTATLENAMRKLEWDDMGVNVDGRQLHHLCFADDIVPISPSISQEERMLTEFDETCGCISLQLNLQKMLFMRNGWISDAPFTLNGTNISECTSYVYLGRELNMMNDLTLELGRRRRAAWGAYKSIEDVVKKTRNTRLRAHLFNTTVLPALTYASETWAFRKQEEEVVSVIERAIERVTQGVSRFTQVRDGIRSSLLRQRSKIRDAAAFAKESKIRWAGHVMRFNDNCWTRVVSDWLPCDIKRTTGRPPTRWSDFFTKSFKEKCDALCVPREGRKHWATLARDRDKWKNYWRPLDQFEDQRESS